CCCACGTGGATATggagagaacatgcacagaCAAGCACCTCGAGGTCAGGCGTTGTGTCATAGCAGATTATTATCACACATCAAATCACTGCATTAAGAAACAAAATTGTGGTTTACCACCCTTATAACTCCATGTTAAATACTGAACTAAGAATTCCTACGGTGTTAAATAAATTGCTAGTGATTTTTCTCCAAAATTTGACCCACCCCCTACATCAAGACAAACAGAAGAAAATGGATAGCGAAAGAGgtctaaagaaagaaaatgagaaaaagtgCAGCAGCTCATCAGTCATGGAGTGGAAAGAGAATATGGTATTCCATGCACACGAGCCacttcatccatccaccaatcaGCCAGCGCAGAATGATTCTGCCATGGGGACAGAGATTTTCACTACTGATTTAATTTAAATCAACTGCAATTTCACCTCTGCTCTCTTGTTCAGTCATTCAGCTGTCTGGGCTTTTCGGTTTTCCTGCTCTCTGTGGGCTGCCAACGAAGACAGAATAACTAATACAGGTAAACttgtgattattatattataaatataacagCCTCCTGGAGCTGTGACTAATTTGCATGAAATGCTCTCAAATAATGCctgaataaatattatttcatattaCAGTGAATATGTTGGGTTTCTTTTTAACAAATTATCCATCAGTGCCAGATCTAAACATTCATTTCTTGAAGCTAAGCATCATCTGTTTGGGAGAACACAATAGGGATAATACAAAAGAGTCCAGAAAAAAATATGTGTCTGAGAAAAAGATCGTGTTCACCTTCAGGGTCAGCGCTATGCAAGAATTTTGAATAGCACGCAATTGCACAGGCCAAACTTGCTCCCAAAGTTCAGAATCGACACAACGCAAAAGACCTTCTCTGAAGGTCGGCGGGTTTCTTTCGTTTCCCGTGAGCTGAATTCACTTCTTACTGATTGACTTCCAGCACTTCACAGTTCAGACTTTCATTAAACATCTAAAAGGCCATGTCTTTGCATGAcatttagagatttttttttattaaatttaatagaaaaataaaagaaagtagAATCTCACATTGTTCCAACTCAGCGCATACCCTAGGGCAATAGCAACAAAGGACAAATGCACCATTAATAAGTTAGAGTTGAacttgctttttctttctcctcctcgGTTCATTCCAGGTCTGAGAATTCACGCGTGAATTGGGAGAGAGCTGAATACTGGACTACGCCTTCTTCTTGAAATGGTAAGCTTTCTTAATCCCTTGTGTGAAGTACAGTATACACTGTGCACCTTGACACAAAAGCTTTTTGTCTAGCAGTGATAAAAGTTTACTGGAGATGTAATAATATCTCAATCACTTCTTAGACAATGCAGCATGTTTATGTAAGATGCACAAGCCTTGGTGAAAATGAACAACATGGTGTACAGCATGCCTGTGAAAAGCAATCCCAGGAGAAGATCATCATCTCTAATGGAAGTCCGTGGAAACCATGGCAACATGGTCGATCACAGATCAGAGGTGAAGATcgattttatttacttaattttttaatgatttgctCTTGTAATAATGCTCTTGCCTTTGGATCATGCTCATAAGTTATTCATCACAAAGACactatatgtatatgtatatgggTATATGTATATGGCTATAATCAAAGTTTCatctaaaattaaataaaattttagacTTATACCATGTCAAACAGGGTGTGTAAGGCGTATTCAGACTGCCATGCTCTCTCTGGCTGGGTTGGAGTGGTACTGTTATGCTGCCTTGGGAGTCCTCACCGCTCTCATGAGCTTCTGCATGGACTTGACGATAGCCAAGCTCCTGCGAGGTAAGCTTTttctcaataacacacacatcactctggACACACTAAAGCCTAGTCGCTTCTTATATTCcacaaactttattttaaattcaacAGAGTTTGCAGCTGTAAAAGTAAATtcacataaaatataaagtaaagaataaaaatgtatcGATTAAAATATGTCTTATTAAAAATTCAAACTGAAGTTGAAGATCTGTACAGTAAAACTTTACGCAGGGTGAAATCAGATATATTGGGAGAGTTTTATGCCTTTACACAAGTTCCCTTccttttaataaacaaacagacatttCAGAATGTGAACAAGTTGAAAAATTTTATTGTATTCTAAAAGATGCTTAGATGCTAATGCTTAATTTTTGTTGCAGAACAATATCTTAAATATATGTGCGTCAGTAATATTTACTAAGTTACTCATTACAAATTCATAATCTGTCAAACACTGGCATTTTCTACCTCAGACAAACTTCCTGTTTGACTGTGTCTATGCCCCCTTATATGACGACACAAGAATTAAGTCATGTTTCTTCTATGAATATCTTTGTAACATAATTTTTTGAATTATCGGGCCAGAAAATAAATTTACCTTGTGTACTTGTGTTACtattttctattacatttttGAAAATTTGTATTACAGATAAAAAGGGAACGATTCAACTAGTTGAATCGTAAATTTGAATATGTTCGTAACGAATGTTCATTAAAACTTACATAAAGCAAATTTAAAATCACCTTGGAAAGAGTGGAACAATCTGACAATAAAGGAACAGTGATACTAATCTAAAACATTGCATGTGTTGTTGTTCTTTGCTAGCACACCAATGGCTGTATGGTTGTCTGGAGGGTAACATCCTGCTACAGTTCCTGTGCTGGACTCTGTACCCTACCTGCCTCTGTGCTCTCTCAACCAGCTTCTCTCACAGCATCTGCCCCCAGTCTGCAGGTATCATGCCATCTGTAATCTTACAGAAGTTGTAGCAAAGTTTTAGTCATTTTCTCTAAAACATTTAGTTCAAGTGGCTCACCTGATGTGAAAATggaccaaataaaaaaaaaaaacctttaaatatttttaggtaatatatatatatattaatttttccTCAAATTAGAGATGTCAAAGTAAGTTACTGGCAGCTGTTTCAAAACTGCTACACAAATGTGAAAAGTTTTCCTTCCAAACTGTTGCTTGAAGACTTCAAATAATATAAGATTGAAAAAGTTGGAGCTGGGTGAGACGGTAAAGCATCGGGCATGGTTGTTGCCTCACAGTTCCAGGGTCTGCACTTCAGTCCTTAGCCGTTGTCCATGTGGCTTTCCTTccctgggttctctggtttcttccaaACCTCTAAAAACATGTTAGTAAATGGATTGGCTAGACTAAACTGCTCCTcagcacgagtgtgtgtgtgtgtgtgtttgtggtgccCTGCAGTAAACAAGTCAGGATGTGTGTGTCCCAGTTTTTTGCCCAAAGTTCCCAGGACATAATGATGCAGGATaaagtgtttactgaagatgGATAAATAATGATGTAATATGTGACTGAGGGTGAAaacttctatctatctatctatctatctatctatctatctatctatctatctatctatctatctatctatctatctatctatctatctatccccctCTAAGCTATTTCCGTTTTGCATTCCGTCAACATGCCTGTTTTTCTCTGACTCAGGCTCAGGTCTGCCTGAGATTAGGACCATCCTCTCTGGTGTGCATTTGCCagactatctctctctctcaaatctcTTTGCTAAGCTCATCGGTCTTATCAGCACACTGTCAGCAGGTAGCACTGTGTTCCTTGGAAAAGTGGTAAGACATATTGATCAATAACCAATACCGACTGGTAATAATTAAGATAATTAGAGGCACATCTTTGAAGCTTTATTGACTCACATGTTTTCTCCCTTTCTGCACCCAATAACCTATACAGGGTCCATTTGTCCATCTGTCAAATATGCTGGGAGCATACCTATACCGTTTTTATGCCTCTGCTTGTGGTGATAAGCAGGTACTCACAGGCAAACTAAATTGAGTGTAGCATTTTAATAacgttttttatatatatgaatgtgtatgtctgtgtgtttagagGAGAACTCAAGGAGAAATGCTGGTCGTGGCATCAGCAGTGGGCGTGGCCAGCTGTTTCGGGGCTCCAGTCAGCGGTGAGCTGATGCTAATCATCACCATGGCATCCACCGGGCTGCAAATCCTACAGAATCTCATTTTTATGTATCTCACTAGAACATCAGCTTTTACATGGAGTCTAAAATTGAtctcctcttttcttccatTCCATActaatcctctctctctctctctctctctttccatgtCTCTTGCTCTCAGGAGTGCTTTTTAGTATTGAAGTCATGGGCAGTCACTATTCCATGAGAGATTACTGTCCATGTTTCTTTGCTGCAGTCTGTGGTTCACTCACGTACCATCTTCTCTCGGTCTGCAGCAGAGAACAAGGCAAGAACCGATGTATCCACATACTGCCCATGACACCCCCTGAAGTATGGCAGAGCTCAGGCCTTAATATGATCTCATTTTCACATGACAATTTAAATGTCCATCTTCCCCTAAGGCTTAATTGAATACTATAAATCCAGGTCAGGTTGAATTTATTTTCCAGTGAATTGACATTGTCATGTAATTTGAATGTTATTACAGTTTTATGCAAATGGACAGGAGAATACAGTGTGTCGAAAAAACATGTTTCCCTTCTCTGCTTGCAGAAACAGTGCAAGCTGTGTTTAAGACCAGCTTCCCGAGTGAGCTCCCATACCAGCCACCTGAAATATTGATCTTTGCTTTCCTGGGGTAAGTTTTCACTTTAGGTGTGTAAAATCCATACCTTTAATAACAGCATCGATTTCTACAGCTTTTATATTTTACTATTAGTTTCACTTTAAGTACTgaataatgcaataataaacCAAGATTTTGAGGGATTAAAGTGAACTATAGATAACATAAACTCTCTAATGGAAATGCCTGCTCATTAATGCAATTATTCAACAGCCAATTATGTAAATGCAGCACAGTGGATAAAATaatgcaggtcaagagcttcagaaaATTTTCACATGAAACATGCATGATAGTGTAATATGATGGTGTCACACAGGCTGGGTCAAATAGTTCCTAAATTGCTGATAATCTAGAAACAGGCAGAATATAGTTTAGACAAAGCAGTACACAAAAAAGCATGACCAAGTGTTCCTATTAAGTGATTAACTGAATGTATTTACACCCGCTTGATGAGAAAATGATAAACTTTGAACAAAGTATCGTAAATAAATGGAGAGAGGTACAAATGATAACTGGAACCCTAACTATAATCTAAACCTTGTGTCTTTTATTACAACTGAATCATGCAAATTGACCCATTTCTAGCTTAGTGTAAAACTTACAGTATTTTGTCAGTTATGTCATGGTCTTATGTCAACATGATGAAATGATTCTTTATGACAAGACGATACATGAACACCTTCATTAACATTTATGTCGTTTTATGTCAGTTGTTTTGTAACCCTACTATTAAGTGTTTCcaaatgaaataatattgtCCTGCAAATCTCATGAGCAGCTCTCAAAGATGATGTACGATACCTTCTACTCAATAAGTGCTAACTACCCCATGTAAATGTCAGGTTTTAACAGTCAGCATGAATTACTAAACATGCAGACTTCTGAATGCGATATCATTTTCTTTAATTGTGTGATTGTCTGGCTCATAACCCATGCCCCCAGTTTTCATTACAAGTgctaatatttattcatttggatgAGCTCATCTCCtgttgtctgtctctgttcctCACTCTCTTCAGACTGCTGTGTGGAGCTGTAAGCTGTGTTTATCTCTACAGTCACCGGTGGATTCTCCGTTTTGTCAGAACAAACAAATTCATTAGCAGGTTTATGGCAACAGAGTGAGCAACCATTTACCTTATTCCGGTCTATGACTCAGTCACAGTCCTGAAAATCAGCTGCATTAATTAAAGAGGATTTCAATAAAACATACAGCACCACAGGCTAGTCTTGTTCATAACTTATGGCACAGGGTGCTGATAATTGCTGTGCTCCTGACAATAATAAGAACCAGAGTGCTAAGGGTGCTGGATGAGCTATGACCTTAATTTGCATGTCCCTCACTCGCTGATGGAtttgtgtttgctttttatttagAAAGACGTTATATTCAGCAACCGTAGCATTCCTTCTGGCATCAGTGACCTTCCCTCACACAGGGGGATTTTTCATAGCTTCCCGGGTGAGGATTCTACACATACGTTGGTACTAATGTAACACTGTCTACATATTCTTAATTTATTGAAATGAGTGCAGAATGTGAATGAGCTACGTGGGAGTAAAGAAAGCTCTCATCTTCAGCATCCTGGTATTCAGGACTGCTGGAACTTTACATTTAAAAGGAAAGTAACATTTTTACTAGAAAGTGGTTCTCAATAGCAGTTTAAAAGCACTACATGACACCTACTTATATGCTTCATGACAGCTGACATGAGCCTATGTATACACTTAAAAAGATTACTCCAACAGCTGGTATAAAGAATGATATTGTCAATGTTAATATCAACTTAAGTCAGGATGATGGATTTCTATTgatataaaattgttttttgaCATCTAGTAGGCTTATAATTTCATGCCCCAACCACGTTTCTAGCTCAGTGTGCTCTTGGTATGTCTATCATATGTCAGCTTGAGTTATGTCAGGCGTTACATCAGCCTGACACCAACGTCTATCTCTGTTGTCATGAAGGGTGACATGGTCATGTGGGTGGCATGTAACCCTATG
The DNA window shown above is from Hemibagrus wyckioides isolate EC202008001 linkage group LG15, SWU_Hwy_1.0, whole genome shotgun sequence and carries:
- the clcnk gene encoding chloride channel K isoform X3 translates to MTMQHVYVRCTSLGENEQHGVQHACEKQSQEKIIISNGSPWKPWQHGRSQIRGCVRRIQTAMLSLAGLEWYCYAALGVLTALMSFCMDLTIAKLLRAHQWLYGCLEGNILLQFLCWTLYPTCLCALSTSFSHSICPQSAGSGLPEIRTILSGVHLPDYLSLSNLFAKLIGLISTLSAGSTVFLGKVGPFVHLSNMLGAYLYRFYASACGDKQRRTQGEMLVVASAVGVASCFGAPVSGVLFSIEVMGSHYSMRDYCPCFFAAVCGSLTYHLLSVCSREQETVQAVFKTSFPSELPYQPPEILIFAFLGLLCGAVSCVYLYSHRWILRFVRTNKFISRFMATEKTLYSATVAFLLASVTFPHTGGFFIASRLTMKQLITSLLDSTQWNLISHNATLAQEAPHSLWQEWSPPGYSVYHTLGCFLLIKLWLLVLACTLPLPAGYFMPVFIYGAALGRLLGEGLAYLFPDGISSGERLSVINPGGYALVGAAAFAGAATHTLSPALCALELTGQSTHVVPILTATLISNALARSRHQPSFYDGISLIKRLPHLPSLIRACPKLSSIQIRQFVVPVGAVLQRAEGVTGVQRVLNSSKENEFPVVDTHDSLTLLGTVTRTQLQTFLLSNQSEAHCIMSVLREQCVFVTEMGKLHGVITWKEMKNMIEELAKEI
- the clcnk gene encoding chloride channel K isoform X1, which gives rise to MTMQHVYVRCTSLGENEQHGVQHACEKQSQEKIIISNGSPWKPWQHGRSQIRGCVRRIQTAMLSLAGLEWYCYAALGVLTALMSFCMDLTIAKLLRAHQWLYGCLEGNILLQFLCWTLYPTCLCALSTSFSHSICPQSAGSGLPEIRTILSGVHLPDYLSLSNLFAKLIGLISTLSAGSTVFLGKVGPFVHLSNMLGAYLYRFYASACGDKQRRTQGEMLVVASAVGVASCFGAPVSGVLFSIEVMGSHYSMRDYCPCFFAAVCGSLTYHLLSVCSREQETVQAVFKTSFPSELPYQPPEILIFAFLGLLCGAVSCVYLYSHRWILRFVRTNKFISRFMATEKTLYSATVAFLLASVTFPHTGGFFIASRLTMKQLITSLLDSTQWNLISHNATLAQEAPHSLWQEWSPPGYSVYHTLGCFLLIKLWLLVLACTLPLPAGYFMPVFIYGAALGRLLGEGLAYLFPDGISSGERLSVINPGGYALVGAAAFAGAATHTLSPALCALELTGQSTHVVPILTATLISNALARSRHQPSFYDGISLIKRLPHLPSLIRACPKLSSIQIRQFVVPVGAVLQRAEGVTGVQRVLNSSKENEFPVVDTHDSLTLLGTVTRTQLQTFLLSNQSEDLCKSLEDECSIQPVKLQLSPDTTVKQAHCIMSVLREQCVFVTEMGKLHGVITWKEMKNMIEELAKEI
- the clcnk gene encoding chloride channel K isoform X4, with the translated sequence MTMQHVYVRCTSLGENEQHGVQHACEKQSQEKIIISNGSPWKPWQHGRSQIRGCVRRIQTAMLSLAGLEWYCYAALGVLTALMSFCMDLTIAKLLRAHQWLYGCLEGNILLQFLCWTLYPTCLCALSTSFSHSICPQSAGSGLPEIRTILSGVHLPDYLSLSNLFAKLIGLISTLSAGSTVFLGKVGPFVHLSNMLGAYLYRFYASACGDKQRRTQGEMLVVASAVGVASCFGAPVSGVLFSIEVMGSHYSMRDYCPCFFAAVCGSLTYHLLSVCSREQETVQAVFKTSFPSELPYQPPEILIFAFLGLLCGAVSCVYLYSHRWILRFVRTNKFISRFMATEKTLYSATVAFLLASVTFPHTGGFFIASRLTMKQLITSLLDSTQWNLISHNATLAQEAPHSLWQEWSPPGYSVYHTLGCFLLIKLWLLVLACTLPLPAGYFMPVFIYGAALGRLLGEGLAYLFPDGISSGERLSVINPGGYALVGAAAFAGAATHTLSPALCALELTGQSTHVVPILTATLISNALARSRHQPSFYDGISLIKRLPHLPSLIRACPKLSSIQIRQFVVPVGAVLQRAEGVTGVQRVLNSSKENEFPVVDTHGPLHHECFERAVCVCHRDGKAAWCHYMERDEEHD
- the clcnk gene encoding chloride channel K isoform X2 — translated: MQHVYVRCTSLGENEQHGVQHACEKQSQEKIIISNGSPWKPWQHGRSQIRGCVRRIQTAMLSLAGLEWYCYAALGVLTALMSFCMDLTIAKLLRAHQWLYGCLEGNILLQFLCWTLYPTCLCALSTSFSHSICPQSAGSGLPEIRTILSGVHLPDYLSLSNLFAKLIGLISTLSAGSTVFLGKVGPFVHLSNMLGAYLYRFYASACGDKQRRTQGEMLVVASAVGVASCFGAPVSGVLFSIEVMGSHYSMRDYCPCFFAAVCGSLTYHLLSVCSREQETVQAVFKTSFPSELPYQPPEILIFAFLGLLCGAVSCVYLYSHRWILRFVRTNKFISRFMATEKTLYSATVAFLLASVTFPHTGGFFIASRLTMKQLITSLLDSTQWNLISHNATLAQEAPHSLWQEWSPPGYSVYHTLGCFLLIKLWLLVLACTLPLPAGYFMPVFIYGAALGRLLGEGLAYLFPDGISSGERLSVINPGGYALVGAAAFAGAATHTLSPALCALELTGQSTHVVPILTATLISNALARSRHQPSFYDGISLIKRLPHLPSLIRACPKLSSIQIRQFVVPVGAVLQRAEGVTGVQRVLNSSKENEFPVVDTHDSLTLLGTVTRTQLQTFLLSNQSEDLCKSLEDECSIQPVKLQLSPDTTVKQAHCIMSVLREQCVFVTEMGKLHGVITWKEMKNMIEELAKEI